The following DNA comes from Deltaproteobacteria bacterium.
GCCAAAACGCTCAGCAGGGAGAACTCCGACAGGCAAAATATAGAGGGCGACATACTTATCGATGCGATAACGCAAATCGAATCGGACCCGGGTTTCGAGGAGGCAAATTCAATCGTGCTGGCCTCCCCGGACTGGCATCCCGGTATAATAGGAATAGTCGCCTCCAGAATTGTAGAGAGATACGATAAACCCGTGATACTGATAGCGATAGACGGCGCCGGCGTCGGAAAGGGCTCAGGCAGGAGTGTGGAGGGAATTAATATTTACGCGGCGCTCACGGAGTGCCGGGATCTTTTCGAACAGTTCGGGGGACATGAACAGGCAGCCGGACTTTCTATCAGAAAAGAGAATATAGAGCGGTTCAAAGAGATGTTCGAAAGAGCGGTCGAGGGCGCAGGGAGTAAATTTCAGCCTGAACTTAAGATTGACTGCCGTGTCGAGCTCGATGATGTAACGGATTCATTAATTACAGAATTCGGACTGCTCGAGCCGTTTGGAATAGGGAATCCGGAGCCCGTACTTCTTTCCAGGTCAGTTCAGGTGGTCTCCCAGCGTTTTTTCAAAGACAAGCACCTGGGGCTTAAGATCAGGCAGGGAAACGGAACTCTCGATGCCATATGGTTCAATATGACCGAGCCGTCGTTACTACCGGATACAATAGACGTGGTATTCACGCCCGAATTCAACAAATGGAACGGGAGAAAAGAAGTCAGATTAAGGATTCTGGACGCAAGGTGAAGACGGTTAAGAAATAATACCCGCAGATAAAATCAAATAAGCCCGGCTATATTTATAATAATGGTTAAATAGACGGATACGGAGGTTTTGCAATGGCTTTAAAATCAAGACTGGAGAATCTGAGTTTTATTTATCCGATAGCGATTATAGTTATAATTATTCTCGCTACCAGCGCATTCGTAATAGTGGACAGCGGTCACGTGGGAGTCGTAAGGACTCTTGGGGCGGTTCAGCCTAACCCGCTTCCCGAAGGCTTTCACTTCAAAAAACCTTTCATCGATAAAGTCGAGTCTATAGACATCAGGCTTACTAAAGCACAATCAAAATCGACGGCCGCCTCCAAGGACCTTCAGACAGTAGAGACGCAGGTTACGGTTCAGTATTCCCTAATGGGCCCGGTAGCTCCGAAGACATATCAGAAAATCGGAACGCGCGATGTGGTTGCCGCAACCGTGATCGAACCGGCCATACAGGAATCGGTTAAGGCCATTACGGCCCAGTACACCGCCGAGCAGCTCGTCACGAAAAGGGCCGAGGTTAAACTCCAGATTCAGGAAGCAATCGACAACTTCATTACCGTGACCCTGAAAGACAAGGACGTTCCCACGGCGCTTAAAATAGCGAACGTCGCGATAACAGATTTTGAATTTTCCGACGAATTCAATAAAGCTATCGAACTCAAGGTAAAAGCCGAGCAGGAAGCGCTTCAGGCTATAAATGAAAAAACGAGACGCGTAACTCAGGCTGAAGCTTCTTACCAGGAACAAAAGCTGGCAGCCGATGCGGCGGCTTATAACATTGAAGCCAGATCAAAGGCAAAAGCGGATGCAATCGCAAGAGAAGCAAAAGCGCTTAAGAGCAACCCGGAACTGATACAGCTCAGAATATCGGAGAAATGGGACGGCACGCTGCCGAAATTCACCGGAGGGGAAACAGTTCCCTTTATTAATGTCGATTCGGTACTGAAGGACAATCAGTAAAAACAAAGCTACCCGCTTAGACTAACAAGCGAAAGAATCTCCTAATCCTCGTAGGATTCAGGGTCCGGGCAGGAGCAGACCAGGTTTCGGTCCCCGTAGGGGTTGTTTATACGCCCGACGGGGGGCCAGAATTTATTCTCCTCGACATATGGAAGGGGGAATACGGCTTTCTTCCTCGGATACGGGTGACTCCATTCATCACTCGTGGCCATGGAAGCCGTATGAGGGGCGTTCCCGAGCACGTTGTCCCCGGCGTCGGCACGGCCTTCGGAAATCTCCTGAATCTCTTCTCTTATGGAGACTAAAGCGTCACAGAACCTGTCGAGCTCGTCCTTATCTTCACTTTCCGTGGGCTCTACCATCATCGTCCCCGCAACGGGCCAGGATATTGTAGGAGCATGAAAACCGTAATCCATTAGTCTCTTCGCGATATCCTCCACCTCCACACCAGCGTCCCGCTTAAAACGTCTCAAATCCAGAATGAATTCATGCGCGACTCTTCCTCCGCTACCGGTAAAAAGCACATCATAGTACTTTTCAAGTCTCGACTTTAAATAATTCGCGTTTAGAATGGCGTACTTTGTCGAGTCCGTAACCCCTTCCCTGCCGAGCATTTTAATATAGGCATAAGAAACCAGCAGTATGCTTGCGCTCCCCCAGGGAGTGGATGATACGGCATGAATCGCTTTATCACCGCCCGTCTTCAGGAGAGGATGGCCCGGAAGGAAAGGCGCCAGGTGCTCCGCCGCACAGATAGGCCCCATTCCCGGACCGCCTCCCCCGTGGGGTATGCTGAAAGTCTTGTGCAGATTGAGGTGACAGACGTCAGCGCCTATCACGGACGGGCTCGTAATTCCGACCTGGGCGTTCATATTCGCTCCGTCCATGTAGATTTGACCGCCGTACTCGTGGACAATCGAGCATATTTCTTTAATACCCGCCTCAAATACCCCGTGCGTAGAGGGATAGGTAACCATTAACACAGCAAGTGTGTCCCTGTGCTCCTCCGCTTTTTTCTTTAAATCTTCGACATCTATATTCCCCTCGGCGTCACACTTTACGACAACCACCTTCATGCCCGCCATAGAAGCGCTCGCCGGGTTCGTTCCGTGAGCGGAGGAGGGAATCAAGGCCACATTTCTGTGCCCTTCGCCTCTGCCGTTGTAATAAGCCCTTATAACCAGGAGACCTGCGTATTCTCCCTGGGCGCCTGAATTGGGCTGGAGCGATACGGAGTGGAGTCCCGTAATTCGTGAAAGATAACCCTCAAGCTCTTCAAAAATTTCAATATATCCACGGGCCTGCTCCTTCGGAACAAACGGATGCATCCTGGAGAATTCGGGCCACGTCACAGGCACCATCTCGGCAGTCGCGTTAAGCTTCATGGTGCATGAGCCGAGCGGAATCATGGATGACGTAAGAGACAGGTCTTTGTGCTCAAGCCGTTTTATGTACCTCAGCATATTTGTCTCGGAACGGTGGCTGTTAAAAACCGGATGTGTGAGGAAAGGGCTTTTTCTAGCCAGCTCCGGCGGATAGTTAATCTTAACTTCGCTCATGTCGGGGGTAGTGTTACGAGCCTTCTTACCGGACTCGCCCAGGGATCTGAAGACATCGATTATTCTTTCCGTATCGTGAAGCTCCGTCGTTTCGTCAAGCGAGATGCCGATATGTAGATCATCGATATATCTGAAGTTTATTCCGGAGTCTTCAGAAACGGTTCTTAATTTTTCGATAAGGCTGCCTGAATCATTACCGAGGTCGATTTTCAGGGTGTCGAAAAAATACTCATTCTTCTGAAGAAAACCCAATTTCAAAAGCTCACTTTCGAGGAGCCGGGCAAGGGTATGAATCCTTTTTGCTATCGCCTTCAGGCCTTCAGGACCGTGATAAACGGCGTACATACCGGCCATAATTGCGAGTAATGCCTGTGCCGTGCAGATATTGGAAGTTGCCTTTTCCCGCCTTATATGCTGCTCCCGGGTTTGAAGAGCCATCCTGTAGGCGGGATTACCCTGAGAATCGATAGAGACGCCTATGATCCTGCCGGGAACCTGGCGGGTAAATTTTTCGTGGGTGGCGAAATACGCGGCGTGAGGTCCGCCGTAACCGAGCGGAACTCCAAACCTCTGTGTTGAGCCCAGAACGACATCGGCACCGAACTCACCCGGCGCCCTGAGCAGAGTGAGACTCAGCAAATCGGCCGCCACAGCCACCATTATTCCGTTTTCATGCGCATTTTCGACGAAACCCGAGTAGTCAAAAACACCTCCGTCCGAATCCGGGTACTGAAGAAGCACGCCGAATACATTTTCACCGAATTCAAATTGATTATGATCTCCGATCGCAAGCTCGATCCCGAGAGGCTCCGCACGCGTCTTAAGAATGTCGATGGTCTGGGGAAAGCATTTTTCGGAGACAAAAAAAACGTCCCGTCTGTCACGCCCCGGCTTTTTATCCGCGACCCTGTGCAGCATGGTCATCGCCTCTGCAGCGGCGGTGCCTTCATCGAGGAGCGAAGCATTTGCGACATCCATCTTGGTTAAATCCATAACCATTGTCTGAAAGTTGATAAGGGCTTCGAGGCGGCCCTGCGAGATCTCCGCCTGATACGGGGTGTATTGTGTATACCAGCCCGGGTTCTCCATTATATTGCGCTGAATAACTCCCGGAGTGATACAATCGTAATAACCAAGCCCGATACAGGATTTGAATATACGATTTTTTTTCGCTGTGTCCTTTAATTGCTCAAGAAGTTGATATTCATTTACTCCTTCGGGCAAGTCCAGAGGGTTCTTTAGCTTTATTGAAGAAGGAACAATCTCATCGATAAGCTTATCGAGAGAGGAAGCGCCAACTACCTCAAGCATGGCGTTGAGCTCGGTTTCATCCGGGCCTATATGCCTGCTGGCAAATGTTTCGTAACTGTTCTGGGCAGATTTCATTAAATTGCCGAACTCACAGAGATTGTAAAATTATTAACAGAAGGATATTTATGCCGGTTTAATAGATTCGAGCTGCGTTAATCAAATTTAAACCAGATGCAAATCTATACCGAGGTCTACTCGTCAACTTCTTTCTCAACATATTCCGTGTAATCCTCAACATTCATCAAGTCGTCAAGCTCTTCCGGATCGTAAGGCTTGACCTTTATCATCCACCCTTCACCGTAAGGGTCCTCATTCAGGGTCTCCGGGGAATCCAGCAGAACCTCATTTACCTCAACCACGTCGCCGCTTACAGGCGCGTAAAGATCGGACACGGCCTTGGTGGATTCGACAGCCCCGAACGGATCCCCTTTCGTTATCTCATCCCCTTCACTGGGAAGTTCTATATACACTATTTCACCCAGAGCGTCTTGCGCGAAGTCGGTAATTCCTATCACCAGGAATTCGTCCTCTTCCCTGGCCCATTCATGATCTGTCGTATATTTCAGCTCATCCGGTATTTGCACCATAGCTTGATCTCCTTCTCTAATTAATATTCTTTCTGTAAAACGGAATATTAACCGTCTCCGCCTCCCTCATTTTATTTCTAATTTCTACCTGAATATTGTCATTAATACCTACTTCGCTTTTTAAGTAACCCAAACCGATCGGCTTTTCAAGGCTGGGAGAAAATGTCCCGCTCGTAACATTGCCTAGAGAATCGCCGTTTTTGAATATACCATATCCCTGTCTCGGGACGCCGCGGCCGATCATCTCAAATCCGACGATTTGATTTTTAAGGCCGTCTTGAAGCGCCTTTGCCAACGCAACTTTACCGAGAAAATCTCCGTTATCCATCTTTACGTACCTGCCGAGCCCGGCTTCGAGAGGACTTATATCCTCGTCAATTTCATGTCCGTAAAGAGAATATCCCATTTCGATCCTCAACGTATCGCGGGCACCCAAACCGCAGGGTTTTATTCCGTAAGGCTTCCCCGTATCCATTATGCTGTTCCAAAGCTCCGCTCCACGCTCCCAGGGCAGAAATATCTCAAACCCGTCTTCTCCGGTATAGCCCGTTCTCGCTACCAGCAACCCGGCCCCTTTCCATTCGATCTCGATGAAACGGAATTTTTTTAATTTACTGAAATCCTCGCCCAGGGTTTCCGATAAAATACGCTCGGAATGAGGCCCCTGCAGAGCAATCTGTGAGAACTCACCGCTTCTGTCCGCAACCTCAACATTATAATCACCCTTTGCGTTCACTATCCATTCGAGGTCTTTCGCCGTATTCGAAGCGTTTACGCAAAAAAGAAATTTTTCATCCGAGAGTTTATATAAAATTACGTCATCGACGACTCCGCCGCCGTGGTTGCACAGGATAGTGTACTGGGCCTGGAAAATATCCACGCTGAGGACGTCGTTAGTGCTTATCCATTGACAAAAAACGGATGCGTCTTTTCCGCTTACCTCGATTTCTCCCATATGGCTTACGTCGAAAAGACCTGCCGCAGCCCTTACAGCGAAATGCTCCTCTCTAACGCCTTCGTACTGGACGGGCATCTCCCATCCTGCAAACTCGACGATCCGCGCACCCAGCTTCTTATGAATTTCATACAGCGCCGTCCTCTTCATGTACCCTAATTGTTTAACAACTCAATGTGGGATTGTCAATAAGGCGGATAGCAATTATTTAAAAGCCGGGTCAAATGACGCCGGGCTTTATGCCGCCTGCGGGACAAGGCGATTTTAATTAATAAAATCGATAAGTTCTTAAGGGAATAACAGGGCTAAAGGGGCGGGACTTCAGGGGACCGCTTCTTTACTCTTCTCCTACGATCCGGACGTCGTCCCGGTATTGGAGCGGGACCAGGTCAAGATCGTTTACGTAATTCTCAACGCCGTTTTCATCAACCCATATATATATGACCTGTTCTTCGCCGGGGGGAAGTGTGTAGTATCCCGGAGGCGGCTCATCATCGTATTGGTAATACTGCTCATAACTCTCCCGGTTCGGGGAATTATTATATTGATTAACCTCTACATTACTCGGTCTCTCAATCACCGTCCCTAAAGTGGTTCCGTACCCGTAGGGATAAAGCGGATCATAGTAGACGTAGTAATCCTGAGAGGGGAAATAACCGTAATAATTAGGATAGTATTTTTTATAGTGTTTCCCGTGTTTGTAATTGTTTCCCTTGCCGTAATATTTGTGTGAGTGTCCTTTATTGTTTTTGTTATAGCTCGTTCCGGGATGATGTCTGTAGTAATTATTATGGAAGGACTTATGCGCATCGAAATGGTTAACGTTATTATTCGTGTGTGCGGAATGCTTATTGTTGGAAGTCTTCTGAGATTTATATTGTTTTGACTGACCCGAGCTTTGTCCGAGCCTGACTCTATCTTGGCCCGATTCCTGACCCTCTGCCCAGGATGAAAACACAAACAGCATCAAAACGGAAGTGAAGATAAATTTAATATTCATGATATAACCCCATATACATCCTCTATATAATATAACTCCATTAACGGGATTTGAACATCAAGTTATATAATCCGGGTTTATTTCGCCGTAAAGAAAAGCTCATTGGGAATTGAACAAGGCGGCTACTTCGGGCTTTACCACCTTGCCCATCTGGTTATGGGGCAGCTCATCCACAAACAGTATTGCTGACGGGACCTTATAAGAAGCCATCCTCTCTTTTGACCATTTCCTTAAGGAAGCAAGATTGATTTTTTTCTTTCCTCCAAGCACAAGCGCGGCGCAGACCCTCTCACCCCACTCCTCGTCCTCCACTCCGACAACGGCGCATTCCTCAATTTGGGGGTGCTCTCTCAGAACTTCCTCCACCTCGAGCGCTGAAACCTTGTACCCCCCGCTCTTAATAATATCGACCGAGCTTCTTCCCATAATCCTGTAAACACCGTCTTTGTTCCGCCGTGC
Coding sequences within:
- a CDS encoding prohibitin family protein, with product MALKSRLENLSFIYPIAIIVIIILATSAFVIVDSGHVGVVRTLGAVQPNPLPEGFHFKKPFIDKVESIDIRLTKAQSKSTAASKDLQTVETQVTVQYSLMGPVAPKTYQKIGTRDVVAATVIEPAIQESVKAITAQYTAEQLVTKRAEVKLQIQEAIDNFITVTLKDKDVPTALKIANVAITDFEFSDEFNKAIELKVKAEQEALQAINEKTRRVTQAEASYQEQKLAADAAAYNIEARSKAKADAIAREAKALKSNPELIQLRISEKWDGTLPKFTGGETVPFINVDSVLKDNQ
- the gcvP gene encoding aminomethyl-transferring glycine dehydrogenase yields the protein MKSAQNSYETFASRHIGPDETELNAMLEVVGASSLDKLIDEIVPSSIKLKNPLDLPEGVNEYQLLEQLKDTAKKNRIFKSCIGLGYYDCITPGVIQRNIMENPGWYTQYTPYQAEISQGRLEALINFQTMVMDLTKMDVANASLLDEGTAAAEAMTMLHRVADKKPGRDRRDVFFVSEKCFPQTIDILKTRAEPLGIELAIGDHNQFEFGENVFGVLLQYPDSDGGVFDYSGFVENAHENGIMVAVAADLLSLTLLRAPGEFGADVVLGSTQRFGVPLGYGGPHAAYFATHEKFTRQVPGRIIGVSIDSQGNPAYRMALQTREQHIRREKATSNICTAQALLAIMAGMYAVYHGPEGLKAIAKRIHTLARLLESELLKLGFLQKNEYFFDTLKIDLGNDSGSLIEKLRTVSEDSGINFRYIDDLHIGISLDETTELHDTERIIDVFRSLGESGKKARNTTPDMSEVKINYPPELARKSPFLTHPVFNSHRSETNMLRYIKRLEHKDLSLTSSMIPLGSCTMKLNATAEMVPVTWPEFSRMHPFVPKEQARGYIEIFEELEGYLSRITGLHSVSLQPNSGAQGEYAGLLVIRAYYNGRGEGHRNVALIPSSAHGTNPASASMAGMKVVVVKCDAEGNIDVEDLKKKAEEHRDTLAVLMVTYPSTHGVFEAGIKEICSIVHEYGGQIYMDGANMNAQVGITSPSVIGADVCHLNLHKTFSIPHGGGGPGMGPICAAEHLAPFLPGHPLLKTGGDKAIHAVSSTPWGSASILLVSYAYIKMLGREGVTDSTKYAILNANYLKSRLEKYYDVLFTGSGGRVAHEFILDLRRFKRDAGVEVEDIAKRLMDYGFHAPTISWPVAGTMMVEPTESEDKDELDRFCDALVSIREEIQEISEGRADAGDNVLGNAPHTASMATSDEWSHPYPRKKAVFPLPYVEENKFWPPVGRINNPYGDRNLVCSCPDPESYED
- the gcvH gene encoding glycine cleavage system protein GcvH: MVQIPDELKYTTDHEWAREEDEFLVIGITDFAQDALGEIVYIELPSEGDEITKGDPFGAVESTKAVSDLYAPVSGDVVEVNEVLLDSPETLNEDPYGEGWMIKVKPYDPEELDDLMNVEDYTEYVEKEVDE
- the gcvT gene encoding glycine cleavage system aminomethyltransferase GcvT, which gives rise to MKRTALYEIHKKLGARIVEFAGWEMPVQYEGVREEHFAVRAAAGLFDVSHMGEIEVSGKDASVFCQWISTNDVLSVDIFQAQYTILCNHGGGVVDDVILYKLSDEKFLFCVNASNTAKDLEWIVNAKGDYNVEVADRSGEFSQIALQGPHSERILSETLGEDFSKLKKFRFIEIEWKGAGLLVARTGYTGEDGFEIFLPWERGAELWNSIMDTGKPYGIKPCGLGARDTLRIEMGYSLYGHEIDEDISPLEAGLGRYVKMDNGDFLGKVALAKALQDGLKNQIVGFEMIGRGVPRQGYGIFKNGDSLGNVTSGTFSPSLEKPIGLGYLKSEVGINDNIQVEIRNKMREAETVNIPFYRKNIN